In Candidatus Polarisedimenticolia bacterium, the sequence TGACGGCGTTGGAGCCGCGCCCGAAAGGCAAGCGCCGCACTCCGGCCGGAGAGCTGGCGACGCTGCACAAGGAGAAGGGACGCCTGGAGCGGGAGCTGATGCGGGCGCAGTCGCTGGTGCGGATGGCGCAGCGCAGCATGGGGATCGCCGCCAAGCCGGAAGCGAAGTTGGACGGCAAGAAACGCCGTCGGCGGCCGGTGGTGCGGGCGTTGAGGGCGGCCGCAGCATTGCGGCCGCCGGCCGGTTCCGAAAAAACGGAAAGCGTGAAAAAGGAGTAAGCCCGTGGCCCGGCCTCCGGACGGGTTGAAGTCGGTGGACAAGCTCGAAGGCTCCGAAGAGACCAAGCAGCGGCTGCAGGTATTGCTGCAGACGCTGACGGGAGAGCTGAGCATCACCCAGGCCTGCGAGCTGCTGGGAGTGGGCGAGGCGCGCTTGCATGTGCTGCGGCGGCAGGTGCTGCAGGGAGCGTTGGAAGCCCTGGAGCCGGTGCCCGCGGGACGGCCGCGGCACTCTGTGGCTCCGGAAGCGGAGCGCATCCGGGAGCTGGAGGAGCAGGTGCGCGAGCTGAAGTTCGACCTGCGGGCCTCGTTGGTGCGCACCGAGCTGGCGC encodes:
- a CDS encoding helix-turn-helix domain-containing protein, with translation MARPPDGLKSVDKLEGSEETKQRLQVLLQTLTGELSITQACELLGVGEARLHVLRRQVLQGALEALEPVPAGRPRHSVAPEAERIRELEEQVRELKFDLRASLVRTELALTMPHLMRRAEQRRGRKKNSPTRSGSGGKKPPRG